One segment of Etheostoma cragini isolate CJK2018 chromosome 23, CSU_Ecrag_1.0, whole genome shotgun sequence DNA contains the following:
- the ppp1r3aa gene encoding uncharacterized protein ppp1r3aa, whose amino-acid sequence MEGLNIQPLEEDRVVTEEESENNREQEEGEMEASSPVGSTTDEETEEDSEPEPPQVIRRKVSFADAFGLNLVSVKEFDSAEVTEVEASQSPENEATHPLEEYYMSCLFIVPSSPEELEQRLQAQMVELESIELLPGTTTLRGIIRVVNLCFTKSVYVRMSLDRWTSYFELLAEYVPGSSDRKTDRFTFKYTLVPPSESEEIRVEVCLRYECSVGTFWANNKDMNYVLFCYQKGHVKQHGPVVQEESNSYRNKRSCLKAYRRARAEEKTIETSDISPAAAEAEATHKAEEARRKDNTATQSLLYHEEHKPLVDSIKSRQRAERLARVKDFFSKRRQQVPKACSHDSANGQKVSQPLPTTWGDSASFLHKCQKKQSIESPQVLTYHQIPLLTLDWNNDKAHQWGAADMHDVWPVRAEKTLSKASEENIEDAPSVNDMWETFRNGTDNTTDKESSVRDAWQAFLNGPSCTDHSGVPESEWLQTAASVSPSNDKEPNAQYAASSEEYEMQVGTDTPTTLHAHASAVCQMLSDTCKISLANVALNSENHQPAQASVSSPRNDTATQDASQRSQSTSVTDTPQEFCLKGATAVSEGSVDSSTEFHKHVIWEQESQGTIGIAEGIGRDETFMPHTADLVTSSGESQTTDMTAMPESQNATAVDSISEGARLDEGLSSSRKGEATGTAHSVTDDTLAFRGTIRKGKKDVERFVFSTSRQGMEEGIMNECTENKVSTDEEISRPHKTEQCEISQWCADEKKHEEFRLKQNRENPLQEDESDENEIRFAQTNADESNLSQMSEENVEQSQIISSEFKLDESESEDVASNNKNLEVFKKTEAESSYGTISNNETKRLIGAKVGPVQVLKKEHNDKALQRNSSWQRRNTAIISEVPYKQSRPIQAGEEVCIQKEEDDSTLTQIQENVLNPKIGEHVLVSNMTEEGKILSWDRIIEEQQEINPAAQIQHNVESREMKKFFQVGQNTCRPFPIDKCNPNPMEAVEMRWSHSRDDMKGQKEDVGHEISPDVVIEKKNFVEKDISTELQHQPVTLERTEEGMSQRDKDEMVSIGELKIKVLGELMGNVENPQGKRRNAPAELKGRELSAEVECSPHRIEYKKMSKGTKDPITAENTAALEVIESGLKEMFIERFGEDLVRGIWEEVFGQKEQASNRDRDIVDGMEGKLADVPDITQDCLPLSEKDFNDAFDSDVFSMIELPTDQNLSLGQGLEQTVATRSKEYSPKESQSLTTAEEAHFLSESQTDLNSSVHLGQDLTPILAAQSLTESAQSSPKDQEDFTQIKERSVTLQETGRQIEDYVVAHRESLSGSAHPSHKHLSLYSDKLKESDSVVCWSVLYILSHITRLLICILLVAGFFFTVFLYDFPAFFALYIFSMCWWFYKWKRH is encoded by the exons ATGGAGGGTCTGAACATCCAGCCTTTGGAAGAAGACAGGGTTGTTACGGAGGAGGAAAGTGAAAACAATAGGGagcaggaagagggagaaaTGGAGGCCTCATCTCCCGTGGGTTCCACCACAGACGAGGAAACAGAGGAGGACTCCGAACCCGAGCCCCCACAGGTCATTCGGAGGAAGGTGTCATTTGCTGATGCATTTGGCCTCAACCTTGTGTCGGTTAAGGAGTTTGACAGTGCTGAAGTAACAGAGGTAGAAGCCAGCCAGTCCCCTGAGAATGAGGCAACACATCCCTTGGAGGAGTACTACATGTCCTGTCTGTTTATTGTCCCATCATCCCCAGAGGAGCTGGAACAGAGGCTACAAGCACAGATGGTTGAGCTTGAAAGCATCGAGCTCCTCCCAGGAACAACCACACTCCGTGGCATAATCAGGGTTGTCAACCTCTGCTTCACTAAGTCTGTATACGTCCGGATGAGCCTGGATCGCTGGACAAGCTACTTTGAACTGTTGGCGGAATACGTGCCTGGATCCAGTGATAGGAAAACAGACAGGTTTACTTTTAAGTATACTCTGGTACCACCCTCTGAGAGTGAGGAGATCAGAGTAGAAGTCTGTCTACGTTATGAATGTTCAGTCGGCACCTTTTGGGCTAATAACAAGGACATGAATTATGTGCTGTTCTGCTACCAGAAAGGACATGTAAAGCAGCATGGGCCTGTAGTGCAAGAGGAGAGTAACAGCTACAGGAACAAGAGGAGCTGTCTCAAAGCTTACCG GAGGGCAAGAGCGGAGGAAAAGACCATTGAGACCAGTGACATATCACCAGCTGCTGCAG AAGCTGAGGCCACACATAAAGCAGAGGAGGCTAGAAGAAAGGACAACACAGCTACACAATCACTACTATACCACGAAGAACACAAACCCTTG GTGGATAGCATAAaaagcagacagagagcagaacGTTTGGCACGTGTGAAGGACTTCTTCTCCAAAAGGAGGCAGCAAGTTCCAAAGGCGTGTTCCCATGACTCAGCCAATGGCCAGAAAGTTTCTCAGCCGTTGCCAACTACGTGGGGTGACTCTGCCAGCTTTCTCCATAAATGCCAAAAGAAACAATCCATCGAGAGTCCACAGGTGCTCACCTACCACCAGATTCCCCTGCTTACACTGGACTGGAACAATGACAAAGCCCATCAGTGGGGGGCTGCTGACATGCATGACGTCTGGCCTGTAAGAGCTGAAAAGACCTTGTCAAAAGCGTCAGAGGAAAATATAGAAGATGCACCTTCTGTCAACGATATGTGGGAGACCTTTCGTAATGGTACAGATAATACCACCGATAAAGAATCCTCGGTGCGTGATGCATGGCAGGCATTTCTTAATGGGCCGAGCTGTACGGACCATTCTGGTGTTCCAGAGTCAGAGTGGCTGCAGACAGCAGCGTCTGTGTCTCCCTCAAATGATAAAGAGCCCAATGCCCAATATGCAGCAAGCAGTGAAGAGTATGAAATGCAGGTGGGCACGGATACACCCACCACCTTACATGCACACGCCTCAGCTGTATGTCAGATGCTGTCAGACACTTGCAAAATATCATTGGCTAATGTAGCCTTGAACTCGGAAAACCACCAGCCAGCACAGGCGAGTGTCAGCAGCCCAAGAAATGACACAGCGACACAAGATGCATCCCAAAGGTCACAATCAACATCTGTAACAGACACTCCGCAGGAATTTTGCCTCAAGGGGGCAACGGCTGTGTCCGAGGGCTCTGTTGACAGTTCAACTGAGTTTCACAAGCATGTGATCTGGGAGCAGGAAAGTCAAGGAACAATAGGAATAGCAGAAGGAATAGGAAGAGATGAGACATTCATGCCACACACAGCTGACTTAGTAACAAGCTCAGGGGAGTCACAGACAACAGATATGACAGCAATGCCAGAGTCTCAGAATGCCACCGCTGTTGATAGCATCTCAGAGGGAGCAAGACTGGATGAGGGTCTTTCTTCTAGCAGGAAAGGGGAGGCTACAGGAACCGCACACAGTGTGACGGATGACACGCTGGCATTTAGGGGGACAatcagaaagggaaaaaaggatgTGGAGAGGTTTGTCTTTTCCACATCCAGACAAGGGATGGAGGAAGGGATCATGAATGAATGTACGGAAAACAAAGTATCTACAGATGAGGAGATTTCAAGGCCACACAAAACAGAACAGTGTGAAATCTCCCAGTGGTGTGCAGATGAAAAGAAACATGAAGAATTCAGGCTGAAGCAAAACCGTGAAAATCCATTACAGGAGGATGAGAGcgatgaaaatgaaataagatTTGCACAGACAAATGCAGATGAATCTAATTTAAGCCAAATGTCTGAGGAAAATGTCGAGCAAAGCCAAATAATTTCAAGTGAATTCAAATTGGATGAATCAGAGAGTGAAGATGTTGcatcaaataacaaaaacttgGAAGTATTCAAAAAGACAGAGGCGGAAAGTTCCTATGGTACAATTAGcaacaatgaaacaaagagaCTAATTGGTGCAAAAGTGGGACCTGTTCAGGTATTAAAGAAAGAACATAATGACAAAGCTTTACAACGCAATTCATCATGGCAGAGGAGAAACACAGCAATAATTTCCGAAGTACCTTATAAACAGTCAAGGCCAATCCAAGCAGGAGAAGAAGTGTGCATTCAGAAAGAGGAGGatgactcaacactgacacaaaTACAGGAAAATGTACTGAACCCTAAAATAGGTGAACATGTATTAGTGTCAAATATGACTGAGGAAGGTAAAATCTTGAGTTGGGATAGAATAATTGAggagcaacaggaaataaacccAGCAGCACAGATACAACACAACGTGGAATCAAGGGAAATGAAAAAGTTCTTCCAAGTTGGCCAAAATACATGCAGGCCTTTTCCAATAGATAAATGCAACCCAAACCCCATGGAGGCGGTAGAAATGAGATGGAGTCATTCAAGGGATGATATGAAGGGTCAGAAAGAGGACGTAGGCCATGAAATAAGCCCAGACGTAGTTATTGAGAAGAAGAACTTTGTTGAGAAAGACATTTCAACAGAACTTCAACACCAGCCGGTGACATTAGAAAGAACAGAGGAAGGTATGagtcagagagacaaagatgaGATGGTGAGTATTGGAGAGCTGAAAATAAAAGTGCTGGGGGAGTTGATGGGTAATGTGGAGAACCCTCAGGGGAAGAGGAGGAACGCACCAGCTGAATTGAAAGGACGAGAGTTGTCAGCAGAAGTTGAGTGCTCTCCAcatagaattgaatataaaaaaatgtcaaagggAACAAAAGACCCTATTACAGCAGAAAATACTGCAGCACTTGAAGTGATAGAGTCGGGATTGAAGGAGATGTTCATAGAAAGATTTGGAGAAGATTTGGTCAGGGGAATTTGGGAAGAGGTGTTCGGTCAGAAAGAACAGGCCTCTAATAGAGACAGAGATATTGTTGATGGAATGGAGGGCAAGCTGGCAGATGTACCTGATATTACACAAGATTGCCTTCCTCTTTCTGAGAAAGATTTCAATGATGCTTTTGATTCCGATGTATTTTCCATGATAGAACTACCAACAGATCAAAACCTAAGTCTCGGTCAAGGCCTAGAGCAAACCGTAGCCACTAGGAGCAAGGAATACTCCCCAAAGGAGAGTCAGTCACTCACCACAGCAGAAGAAGCTCACTTCCTCTCAGAATCACAGACAGATTTAAATTCAAGTGTTCACCTCGGTCAAGATCTCACCCCCATTTTAGCTGCTCAGTCATTGACTGAATCAGCCCAAAGCTCTCCAAAGGATCAGGAAGACTTCActcaaataaaagaaagatcAGTCACTCTTCAGGAGACAGGTAGACAAATAGAAGACTACGTAGTCGCCCATAGGGAGAGTTTAAGTGGATCAGCCCACCCATCTCACAAACATCTGAGTTTGTACTCTGACAAATTAAAAGAGTCTGATAGTGTTGTGTGTTGGAGTGTGTTATACATCCTCAGTCACATCACCAGACTTCTAATCTGTATCCTTCTAGTTGCTGGGTTCTTCTTCACTGTTTTCCTTTATGATTTCCCAGCATTCTTTGCGCTTTACATATTTTCAATGTGCTGGTGGTTTTATAAGTGGAAGAGACATTGA